A region from the Brassica napus cultivar Da-Ae chromosome C8, Da-Ae, whole genome shotgun sequence genome encodes:
- the LOC106415729 gene encoding adenylosuccinate synthetase, chloroplastic-like translates to MSLSSLSLDTKPRFALGGPFNRRYPQLNHPRSSLSYSAKRQAISASLSVAADSTATESISRIESLSQVSGVLGCQWGDEGKGKLVDILAQHFDIVARCQGGANAGHTIYNSEGKKFALHLVPSGILNEDTTCVIGNGVVVHLPGLFKEIDGLESNGVSCKGRILVSDRAHLLFDFHQEVDGLRESELAKSFIGTTKRGIGPCYSSKVIRNGIRVGDLRHMDTLPQKLDLLLADAAARFPGFKYTPEMLREEVEAYKRYAERLEPYITDTVHFMNDAISNKKKKVLVEGGQATMLDIDFGTYPFVTSSSPSAGGICTGLGIAPRAVGDLIGVVKAYTTRVGSGPFPTENLGTGGDLLRLAGQEFGTTTGRPRRCGWLDLVALKFSCQINGFASLNLTKLDVLSDLNEIQLGVAYKKSDGTRVDSFPGDLCLLEELEVEYETLPGWNSDISSVRNYADLPKAAQQYVERIEELVGVPIHYIGIGPGRDALIYK, encoded by the exons atgtctctctcttctctctctctcgacacTAAGCCAAGATTCGCCCTCGGAGGCCCATTTAACCGCCGTTATCCTCAGCTCAACCACCCTCGAAGCTCCCTTTCCTACTCAGCTAAGCGTCAGGCTATCTCAGCATCACTGAGCGTCGCCGCTGATTCAACCGCCACCGAGTCTATATCACGGATTGAATCACTGAGCCAAGTATCGGGTGTGCTTGGTTGCCAGTGGGGTGATGAAGGCAAAGGCAAGCTCGTTGACATCTTAGCTCAGCACTTCGACATCGTTGCTCGTTGTCAG GGTGGAGCTAATGCTGGACACACTATATACAACTCAGAAGGGAAGAAGTTTGCTCTTCACCTCGTGCCTTCAGGTATACTCAACGAGGACACCACTTGTGTAATCGGCAACGGAGTTGTGGTTCATTTGCCAGGTCTCTTCAAAGAGATCGATGGTCTTGAGTCCAACGGCGTCTCCTGCAAAGGAAGGATCCTGGTCTCAGACCGTGCTCATCTCTTGTTCGACTTCCATCAAGAAGTGGACGGTCTCAGAGAATCCGAGCTCGCAAAATCGTTCATCGGCACGACGAAAAGAGGAATCGGTCCTTGCTACTCAAGTAAAGTGATAAGGAACGGTATCAGAGTTGGTGACCTAAGGCACATGGACACTTTGCCTCAGAAGCTTGATCTTTTGCTAGCGGATGCGGCTGCGAGGTTTCCGGGGTTTAAGTACACTCCGGAGATGCTTAGGGAAGAGGTCGAAGCGTATAAGAGATACGCTGAGAGGCTGGAGCCGTATATAACTGACACGGTTCATTTCATGAATGACGCTATTtcgaataagaagaagaaggttttgGTTGAAGGTGGTCAGGCTACTATGTTGGACATTGACTTTGGGACTTATCCTTTTGTTACTTCCTCGAGTCCATCGGCTGGTGGGATCTGCACAGGTCTTGGTATCGCTCCGAGAGCTGTTGGTGATCTAATTGGAGTG GTGAAAGCATACACTACGAGAGTTGGTTCAGGACCGTTTCCTACGGAGAATCTGGGCACAGGTGGTGACCTTCTCAGGCTGGCTGGACAGGAGTTTGGCACTACAACTGGTCGTCCTCGTCGGTGTGGCTGGCTCGACCTCGTTGCGCTGAAGTTCTCTTGCCAAATCAATGGTTTTGCATCGCTTAATCTCACTAAGCTCGATGTGCTTTCGGACCTGAACGAGATTCAGCTTGGTGTGGCTTACAAAAAGAGTGATGGCACCCGTGTTGACTCTTTCCCTGGTGATCTTTGTCTTCTTGAAGAACTTGAA GTGGAGTATGAGACCTTGCCTGGATGGAACTCTGACATTTCCTCAGTCAGAAACTACGCTGATCTTCCAAAGGCTGCACAGCAATACGTTGAGAGGATTGAAGAACTTGTGGGTGTGCCTATTCATTACATTGGTATTGGGCCAGGTCGTGATGCccttatatataaatga
- the LOC106368198 gene encoding uncharacterized protein LOC106368198 isoform X2: MFSNQKWKCTWSQIATLASVIVLVSLVHIFLGPVVPSFDSVSVRQAQSLCGPVNESITQVTKNSSEPAVDFDRRFPADLHGAVVYRNASWKSEIGQWLSSCDAVAKEVDIIEPIGGRKCLNECSGQGVCNHEFGICRCFHGFTGEDCSQKQQLECNYEKTPEMPYGRWVVSICSRHCDTTRAMCFCGEGTKYPNRPAPESCGFQINSPVNPGEPKMTDWSKPDLDILTTNSSKQGWCNVDPEDAYAMKVKIKEECDCKYDCLWGRFCEVPVQCTCVNQCSGHGKCRGGFCQCDKGWFGTDCSIPSTLSSFGEWPQWLRPAHLEVPSDKDVPGNLINLSAVVKKKRPLIYVYDLPPDFNSLLIEGRHFKLECVNRIYDDRNATVWTDYLYGSQMAFYESILATGHRTLNGEEADFFFVPVLDSCIINRADDSPHLSMQNHTGLRSSLTLEFYKRAYEHIVEKYPYWNRSSGRDHIWFFSWDEGACYAPKEIWNSMMLVHWGNTNSKHKNSTTAYWGDNWDEISQERRGDHPCFDPSKDLVVPAWKVPDPLSMRANYWDRPREKRKTLFYFNGNLGPAYEKGRPEDSYSMGIRQKLAEEFGSSPNKEGKLGKQHADDVIVTPSRSDNYHNDIASSIFCGVFPGDGWSGRMEDSILQGCVPVIIQDGIYLPYENMLNYESFAVRVSEDDIPNLINTLRGFNETEIEFRLANVKKLWQRFLFRDSVLLEAERQKASFGHEDDWAVQFSKLKHDDVFATFIQTLHYKLHNDPWRREQVVNRTKDYGLPQECLQNTS, encoded by the exons ATGTTTTCTAACCAGAAATGGAAGTGCACATGGTCTCAGATAGCCACCCTCGCCTCTGTCATCGTTCTGGTCTCACTGGTTCATATCTTTCTTGGACCTGTGGTGCCTTCTTTTGATTCCGTTAGTGTAAGGCAAGCTCAGAGTCTTTGTGGACCGGTTAATGAATCAATCACTCAAGTGACTAAGAACTCAAGTGAACCAGCTGTTGACTTTGATCGCCGGTTTCCTGCTGACTTACACGGTGCTGTAGTGTATAGAAATGCCTCATGGAAAAGTGAGATCGGTCAGTGGCTTTCTAGCTGTGATGCAGTTGCTAAAGAAGTTGACATTATTGAA cCAATTGGTGGGAGGAAGTGTCTGAATGAGTGTAGTGGTCAAGGTGTTTGTAACCATGAGTTTGGGATTTGCCGTTGCTTCCATGGATTTACTG GCGAAGATTGTTCACAAAAGCAGCAGTTAGAATGCAACTATGAGAAAACACCTGAGATGCCATATGGTCGATGGGTTGTTTCCATTTGTTCTAGACACTGTGATACCACAAGAGCCATGTGCTTCTGTGGAGAAGGCACCAAATATCCAAATCGTCCAGCTCCAGAGTCATGTGGTTTTCAAATCAA CTCGCCTGTGAATCCTGGAGAACCTAAAATGACAGATTGGTCTAAACCAGACTTGGACATTTTAACAACAAACAGTAGCAAACAAGGATGGTGCAATGTGGATCCGGAAGATGCATATGCTATGAAAGTGAAAATCAAAGAGGAATGTGACTGTAAGTATGATTGTCTTTGGGGACGGTTCTGCGAAGTGCCTGTACAATGCACCTGTGTTAATCAGTGCTCTGGACATGGCAAATGCAGAGGAGGTTTCTGCCAG tGTGATAAAGGCTGGTTTGGAACAGATTGTAGTATTCCATCCACTCTATCCTCGTTTGGAGAGTGGCCACAATGGCTTAGACCAGCACATCTCGAAGTTCCAAGTGATAAAGATGTCCCTGGGAACCTCATTAATCTAAGTGCtgttgtgaagaagaagaggcctCTTATATACGTCTATGATCTACCTCCAGACTTCAACAGCTTACTTATTGAG GGTCGGCATTTTAAGCTTGAATGTGTTAATAGGATCTATGATGACAGGAATGCAACAGTGTGGACAGATTATCTATATGGTTCCCAG ATGGCATTCTATGAGAGCATTCTGGCAACCGGTCATCGTACACTGAATGGTGAAGAGGCAGATTTCTTCTTTGTTCCTGTTCTTGATTCATGCATTATAAACCGTGCTGATGATTCACCTCACCTTAGTATGCAG AATCATACTGGGTTAAGAAGCTCACTTACCTTAGAGTTCTACAAAAGAGCTTATGAACACATCGTTGAGAAATATCCATACTGGAACCGTTCATCTGGGAGAGACCATATTTGG TTTTTCTCATGGGATGAAGGTGCTTGCTATGCTCCTAAAGAGATATGGAATAGCATGATGCTTGTTCATTGGGGTAACACAAACTCTAAGCATAAAAATTCAACAACAGCTTACTGGGGTGATAACTGGGATGAGATATCTCAAGAGAGGAGAGGAGATCATCCTTGCTTTGACCCTAGCAAAGATCTTGTGGTTCCTGCTTGGAAAGTTCCTGATCCACTCTCCATGCGTGCTAATTACTGGGATAG GCCACGGGAAAAGAGGAAAACGTTGTTTTACTTCAATGGGAATCTTGGACCTGCTTATGAAAAGGGAAGGCCAGAAGATTC GTACAGCATGGGAATCAGGCAGAAGCTAGCAGAAGAATTTGGCTCAAGCCCTAACAAAGAAGGGAAGCTCGGGAAGCAGCATGCAGACGATGTCATTGTCACTCCATCTCGTTCTGACAACTACCACAACGACATAGCCTCTTCAATCTTCTGTGGTGTGTTCCCTGGAGATGGTTGGAGTGGTCGCATGGAAGATAGTATCTTACAAGGATGCGTCCCTGTCATCATTCAG GATGGAATCTACTTACCTTATGAGAACATGCTCAACTACGAAAGCTTTGCAGTTCGTGTCAGCGAAGATGACATTCCAAATCTCATAAACACTCTCCGA GGATTCAACGAGACAGAGATAGAATTCAGACTAGCTAATGTGAAGAAGCTCTGGCAAAGATTCTTGTTCCGAGACTCCGTCTTGCTTGAAGCAGAAAGACAGAAAGCTAGTTTTGGACATGAAGATGACTGGGCTGTTCAGTTCTCTAAACTGAAACACGACGATGTCTTTGCTACTTTCATTCAAACTCTGCATTACAAGCTACACAATGATCCATGGAGACGAGAGCAAGTAGTGAACCGGACAAAAGATTACGGTTTGCCTCAAGAGTGTCTCCAAAATACAAGCTGA
- the LOC106368198 gene encoding uncharacterized protein LOC106368198 isoform X1: protein MFSNQKWKCTWSQIATLASVIVLVSLVHIFLGPVVPSFDSVSVRQAQSLCGPVNESITQVTKNSSEPAVDFDRRFPADLHGAVVYRNASWKSEIGQWLSSCDAVAKEVDIIEPIGGRKCLNECSGQGVCNHEFGICRCFHGFTGEDCSQKQQLECNYEKTPEMPYGRWVVSICSRHCDTTRAMCFCGEGTKYPNRPAPESCGFQINSPVNPGEPKMTDWSKPDLDILTTNSSKQGWCNVDPEDAYAMKVKIKEECDCKYDCLWGRFCEVPVQCTCVNQCSGHGKCRGGFCQCDKGWFGTDCSIPSTLSSFGEWPQWLRPAHLEVPSDKDVPGNLINLSAVVKKKRPLIYVYDLPPDFNSLLIEGRHFKLECVNRIYDDRNATVWTDYLYGSQITLPLVILEMAFYESILATGHRTLNGEEADFFFVPVLDSCIINRADDSPHLSMQNHTGLRSSLTLEFYKRAYEHIVEKYPYWNRSSGRDHIWFFSWDEGACYAPKEIWNSMMLVHWGNTNSKHKNSTTAYWGDNWDEISQERRGDHPCFDPSKDLVVPAWKVPDPLSMRANYWDRPREKRKTLFYFNGNLGPAYEKGRPEDSYSMGIRQKLAEEFGSSPNKEGKLGKQHADDVIVTPSRSDNYHNDIASSIFCGVFPGDGWSGRMEDSILQGCVPVIIQDGIYLPYENMLNYESFAVRVSEDDIPNLINTLRGFNETEIEFRLANVKKLWQRFLFRDSVLLEAERQKASFGHEDDWAVQFSKLKHDDVFATFIQTLHYKLHNDPWRREQVVNRTKDYGLPQECLQNTS, encoded by the exons ATGTTTTCTAACCAGAAATGGAAGTGCACATGGTCTCAGATAGCCACCCTCGCCTCTGTCATCGTTCTGGTCTCACTGGTTCATATCTTTCTTGGACCTGTGGTGCCTTCTTTTGATTCCGTTAGTGTAAGGCAAGCTCAGAGTCTTTGTGGACCGGTTAATGAATCAATCACTCAAGTGACTAAGAACTCAAGTGAACCAGCTGTTGACTTTGATCGCCGGTTTCCTGCTGACTTACACGGTGCTGTAGTGTATAGAAATGCCTCATGGAAAAGTGAGATCGGTCAGTGGCTTTCTAGCTGTGATGCAGTTGCTAAAGAAGTTGACATTATTGAA cCAATTGGTGGGAGGAAGTGTCTGAATGAGTGTAGTGGTCAAGGTGTTTGTAACCATGAGTTTGGGATTTGCCGTTGCTTCCATGGATTTACTG GCGAAGATTGTTCACAAAAGCAGCAGTTAGAATGCAACTATGAGAAAACACCTGAGATGCCATATGGTCGATGGGTTGTTTCCATTTGTTCTAGACACTGTGATACCACAAGAGCCATGTGCTTCTGTGGAGAAGGCACCAAATATCCAAATCGTCCAGCTCCAGAGTCATGTGGTTTTCAAATCAA CTCGCCTGTGAATCCTGGAGAACCTAAAATGACAGATTGGTCTAAACCAGACTTGGACATTTTAACAACAAACAGTAGCAAACAAGGATGGTGCAATGTGGATCCGGAAGATGCATATGCTATGAAAGTGAAAATCAAAGAGGAATGTGACTGTAAGTATGATTGTCTTTGGGGACGGTTCTGCGAAGTGCCTGTACAATGCACCTGTGTTAATCAGTGCTCTGGACATGGCAAATGCAGAGGAGGTTTCTGCCAG tGTGATAAAGGCTGGTTTGGAACAGATTGTAGTATTCCATCCACTCTATCCTCGTTTGGAGAGTGGCCACAATGGCTTAGACCAGCACATCTCGAAGTTCCAAGTGATAAAGATGTCCCTGGGAACCTCATTAATCTAAGTGCtgttgtgaagaagaagaggcctCTTATATACGTCTATGATCTACCTCCAGACTTCAACAGCTTACTTATTGAG GGTCGGCATTTTAAGCTTGAATGTGTTAATAGGATCTATGATGACAGGAATGCAACAGTGTGGACAGATTATCTATATGGTTCCCAG ATAACATTGCCGCTTGTAATTTTGGAGATGGCATTCTATGAGAGCATTCTGGCAACCGGTCATCGTACACTGAATGGTGAAGAGGCAGATTTCTTCTTTGTTCCTGTTCTTGATTCATGCATTATAAACCGTGCTGATGATTCACCTCACCTTAGTATGCAG AATCATACTGGGTTAAGAAGCTCACTTACCTTAGAGTTCTACAAAAGAGCTTATGAACACATCGTTGAGAAATATCCATACTGGAACCGTTCATCTGGGAGAGACCATATTTGG TTTTTCTCATGGGATGAAGGTGCTTGCTATGCTCCTAAAGAGATATGGAATAGCATGATGCTTGTTCATTGGGGTAACACAAACTCTAAGCATAAAAATTCAACAACAGCTTACTGGGGTGATAACTGGGATGAGATATCTCAAGAGAGGAGAGGAGATCATCCTTGCTTTGACCCTAGCAAAGATCTTGTGGTTCCTGCTTGGAAAGTTCCTGATCCACTCTCCATGCGTGCTAATTACTGGGATAG GCCACGGGAAAAGAGGAAAACGTTGTTTTACTTCAATGGGAATCTTGGACCTGCTTATGAAAAGGGAAGGCCAGAAGATTC GTACAGCATGGGAATCAGGCAGAAGCTAGCAGAAGAATTTGGCTCAAGCCCTAACAAAGAAGGGAAGCTCGGGAAGCAGCATGCAGACGATGTCATTGTCACTCCATCTCGTTCTGACAACTACCACAACGACATAGCCTCTTCAATCTTCTGTGGTGTGTTCCCTGGAGATGGTTGGAGTGGTCGCATGGAAGATAGTATCTTACAAGGATGCGTCCCTGTCATCATTCAG GATGGAATCTACTTACCTTATGAGAACATGCTCAACTACGAAAGCTTTGCAGTTCGTGTCAGCGAAGATGACATTCCAAATCTCATAAACACTCTCCGA GGATTCAACGAGACAGAGATAGAATTCAGACTAGCTAATGTGAAGAAGCTCTGGCAAAGATTCTTGTTCCGAGACTCCGTCTTGCTTGAAGCAGAAAGACAGAAAGCTAGTTTTGGACATGAAGATGACTGGGCTGTTCAGTTCTCTAAACTGAAACACGACGATGTCTTTGCTACTTTCATTCAAACTCTGCATTACAAGCTACACAATGATCCATGGAGACGAGAGCAAGTAGTGAACCGGACAAAAGATTACGGTTTGCCTCAAGAGTGTCTCCAAAATACAAGCTGA